Within the bacterium genome, the region GTGCAGGATGACGCGCACCCCGGCGGACAGCTGCCGGACGATGTAGCCCTGGTTGTACCAGACGGCGTGGAGCACGCCGGAGCCGTCGGTGATCGCAGCCTTGACGATGACGAAGTTTCGCCGCCGCCGTACGCGGAACGCGCGGATGCTGCCGACGGTGCCCTCGACCGTCTCGACGGCGCCGTGCACGAGGTCGTAGACCTGGCGGAGCGTGCGCCGGTCTTCGACGCGCCGGGGCGGCCGGTACAGCAGGTCGCCGACCGTGCGGAGACCGAGTCCCTCCTCGAGACGGTCGGCGCGCTTCGGCCCGACGCCGGGGAGATAGCGAAGCGGGGTGTCGAGGGACGGCACGGCGGTCTCGCCAGCCGGTGCCTTGCCAGCGCCCGCCATGGCCGCCCCTGCCCTCCTGCGCCGATCTGCGTCGTCTGTTGGAACGTGTGCGGTCGTGGGATGCGTCCGGTCCATGTTCTACGGTTGAGGCGTTGCCCCTCCCGGCGCTCGTGTGCTAGACTTACCGGCGTCGCCCGCGGCGGCGATAAGGGGGTTCTTCTCATGGCACGACGTTGCGCCGTGTGCGGCAAGGAGCCGCGCACGGGAAACAGGGTCAGCCACTCGCATCACAAGACCAAGCGGCGGTTCAATCCAAATTTGCAGAAGGTCCGCGCGATGATCGGCGGCACGGCCAAGCGCGTGACGGTCTGCACGTCCTGCCTCAAAGCCGGCAAGGTCAAGCGGGTCGCCTGATCCGCGTCTAGACGACGGGCCCTCCGGCGCCGGGGTCCTGCGCCCCGCGCCGGAGCGCATCGATCAGCGCGCGCACCTCGTCCTCGCTCAGCACGTAGCGGTCCCCGCAGAACCGGCATGTCACCTCGGCCTGGCCTTCCTGCGCCAGCAGCGCCTCCAGCTCGTCCGCGCCGAGCACGCTCAGCATGCCTTGCACACGCTCGCGGGTGCAGCGGCACGCGAACGTGACAGGGCCCGCGCTCGGTGACTCGGATGCCATGCCGTCGAGCGCCGCCTCGAGCAGCTGCTCCGGCGTCCGGCCCGCCGCGACGAGATCCGTGATCGGCGGCAGCGCTCGCACCCGCTCCTCGATCCGCGCGACGACCTCGGGGTCCGCGCCCGGCAACGCCTGCACGCAGAGCCCGCCCGCGGCGAGGACGCGAAGGTCGCGCCCGACGAGCACGCCGAGCGCCACGGCCGACGGCACCTGCTCGGACCGGGCGAAATACGACGCGAGGTCCTCCCCGATCTCGCCGGAGACGAGCGGCGCCGAACCGTGGTACGGCGTGCGCATCCCGAGGTCGCGCGTTACGTGCAGCGTCCCGTTGCGGCCGACGAGGCCGCCGACGTCGAGCTTGCGGGCCGGCGTCGCCGGCAGGTCGGCCTGTGGGTTCATGACGTAGCCACGCACTCGGCCGGATGCGTCTGCCTGCGTAATGATGCCGCCCGCCGGGCCGTCGCCGAGCACGCGCAGCGTGACCAGCTGGCCGTCCTTGAGCCCCGCCGACAAGAGCGCCGCGGCCGTCAGCGTCCGGCCGAGCGCCGCGGTCGCCGTCGCCGACGTCGTATGCCGGATGCGGGCGTCCTCGACCATGTCCGTCGTGACCGTCGCCACGGCGCGCACCCTATCACCGGCCGCCGTCGCGCGGACCATATAGTCACCCATCGGTGTGAAATCCTCCCGTCGCTCTGTTGTCGGCGCCCCGCCCTATGCGCCCGAGCGCCACATCGGATTGACCGGGCCGTGCCCGCCGCCGATCGCGAGCGCGCCTGCAATCGCGCCCGTGATGAAGGTTTTCGCGGCGCGGATCGCCGCGGGCACCTCCTGGCCGCGCGCCAGCCCCGCGGTGATCGCCGCCGAGAACACGCAGCCTGTGCCGTGCGTGTTGCGCGTCGCGATCCGCGGCGCTTCGAGGTGCTCGAGCCGCGCGCCGTCGTAGACCGCGTCCACCGCGGCGCCGTCGAGGTGGCCGCCCTTCACCACGACCCAGCGCGGGCCGAGGTCCGCGATCCGCCGCGCGGCGTCGTCCATCTGCGCCCGCGTCCCGATCCGCATCCCGCACAGCGCCTCGGCTTCCGGCAGGTTCGGCGTCACCACGAGCGCCAGCGGCAAGATATGCCGCCGCAGGGCGTCTACCGCGTCGGGTCGCAGGAGCGCCGCGCCACCCTTCGCGATCATCACCGGATCGACGACGAGCCGGTCGAGGCGGTGGTGCCGGATCCGTTCGGCGACCGTCTCGATGATGCCCGCGCTGCTGAGCATGCCGGTCTTGGCGGCGTCGACGCCGATGTCCGAGACGACCGCGTCGACTTGCCGCGCCACCATCTCCGGCGCGATCTCGACGATCCCCGCGACGTCCCGGGTGTTCTGCGCCGTAATCGCGGTGACCGCGGTGAGCCCGAAGACCCCCAGAGCGGAAAACGTCTTCAGGTCGGCCTGCATGCCCGCCCCGCCCCCGGAGTCGGACCCCGCGATCGTCAGTGCCCGTGCGATCGGCATACCACGTCCCCTTCCTACCTAAACGCGCGGCGGGGGGCCAGGTGATCCCAGCCCGCCGGCCGGAGCGGTACCGCGCCCGCGGACGTGACGAGTACCCGTCCGTCGCGCTCCGGCAGCACCTCGCCGATCCGCGCGAGCGCGACGCCGGCCGCCGCGGCGACCTCGGCGGCGCGCCCCGCAAACTCCTTCGCCGCGGTAAAGAGCAGTTCGTAGTCTTCGCCGCCCCCGAGCGTCCAGGCGTCCGAGGACAGTCCGGCCGCGCGGGCGGCGTCCGCCAGCCCGCGCGGCACCGGCACCAACGCCGCGTCCAGGCGCGCCCCGACCTGCGATGCCTCCGCAAGGTGCAGCAGGTCGCTCGCCGTGCCGTCGCTCGTGTCGATCATCGCCGTGACGAGCCCCGATCGGGCGAGCGCTCCGAGCACCTGCCCCGCCGCGACGCGGGGGACGGGGCGCCTGTACGCCGCCTCCAGCGTCCTGCGTTCCGTTACGGCGACGTCGCCGTGCTCCAAGAGAAAGCGTCCGGCCGCGGACTTCCCCGCCGAGCCCGTCATCCACACACCGTCGCCGGGCCGCGCGCCGCGCCGCAACACCGGGTGTTCCGCTTCGCCGAGCAGCGTCACGTCGACGACAAGCGGGCCGGGCGTGAAGGAGACGTTCCCGCCGACGACGGCGACGCCGTGGAGCCGCGCGATTTCGGCCATGCCGCAGTACAGGTCCTCGACCGCGGCGGAGCCCGCCGAGGCCGGCAGCAGCAGCGACACGAGCGCGTGCTTCGGGATACCGCCCATCGCCGCGATGTCGCTGAGGTTCACCGCGAGCGCCCGCCACCCGACGTCCGCCGGCGTGCACAGCTCGCGGGTGAAGTGGACGCCCTCCACCTGCACGTCACAGGTGGCGAGCACCGTGGCACCCGGCCGGAGGACCGCCGTGTCGTCACCGATGCCCCGCACCACGCCGGCGCCGACCCCGGGCACGAGCGACCGGAGGCGTTCGATCAGCTCGAACTCGCCGAGCGCCGGGCCCGGCCGCTGCCAGGCGCCACTCGCCGGCCACGATGAGATCTCAGCCGGCACGCGCCCGATCGACCTCCTCCCGCAGGCGCCGCGTGGCGGCGGCCATGTCGTCCGCCATCGTGACCGCGGTGATCACGGCGACACCCGCCGCCCCGGCGCGGATGACCGGGGCCGCGTTCTCAATCGTAATGCCGCCGATCCCGACGACGGGCAGGTCGCAAGACGCCGCGACCTCGCGGACGCGCGCGATCCCCACCGCCTCCCCCGCGTCGGGTTTGGTGGCCGTCGCGTAGACCGCGCCGACCCCGAGGTAATCGGCGCCGTCCCGCGACGCCGCGTCCGCCTCCTCCCGCGTCGCCGCCGACACGCCGAGGTACGGCGCCGCGCCGAGCAGGGCCCGCGTCGCCGCCGCCGGCAGGTCGTCCTGGCCGACGTGCACGCCGCCGGCTTCCGCGGCGAGCGCGACGTCCACACGATCGTTGACGATGAACGCCACCCCCGCGTCGCGGCAGCGCGCGGCGATGCGCCGGGCGGTCTCGAGCACGGTGCGCGCCGGCGCGTTCTTCATCCGGAGCTGCACCGCGGTTGCCCCTCCGCGGATCGCGGCCTCCGCAATCTCGATGTGCGAGCGTCCGCGGGCCTGCGCGGGATCGGCGGTAATTACGTACACCCGCCAGTCGCCGCGGCCGCCGGGCGACCGCAGGGTCACGACGGCGTCCTGCCGCCGGCGGCGGCGACGCGTTCCACGGTCCAGCGGCCGCGGGCCACCGAGTCTGGTTCGAGGGCGGCCAGCGCGTCGAAGAGGCCCACCCGGAACGAGCCGGGCCCCGCCGCGGCCCGCGCCGCCTCTTCGGCCGCGATCTCGAAGCAGGCGAGTCCGGCCACGGCGGCGGCGAGCGCGTCCGTCTCCACCGCGGCGAACGCGCCGATGCACGCCGTCGCCATGCAGCCGCTGCCGGTGATCCGGGCCAACCAGGGATGGCCGTGCGCGAGGCGCACGAGACGCGCGCCGTCGGTCACCACGTCAGCTTGGCCGGTCGCCGCGACCGCGCAGCCAAACCGGAGGGCGAGCCCCGCCGCCACCCCCACGCGCACGTCGCGGCTGACTCGGGCCTCGTCCGGCTCCGGCACCGCGTCCACGCCGCGCACGCCGCCCGGCCTGCCCGCGAGCGCCGCGATCTCACCGCCGTTGCCGCGCACACAGGCCAACCGCACCTCCGCGACCAGGCGCTCGGCCTGGGCGGTGCGAAACGGGGTCGCCCCGACGCCGACCGGGTCGAGCACGACGGGAATCCCTCTGCGGTTGGCGCGCCGGGCGGCCAGCAGCATCGCGTCCACGCCGGCGAGACTCAACGTGCCCAGGTTCAAGACGAGCGCCCGCGCCTGGGCCACCATGGCCTCGACCTCTTCCGGCGCGTGCGCCATCACCGGCGCCGCGCCGACCGCGAGGGTGATATTGGCAACATCGTTCTGCGTGACCGTATTGGTGATGTGGTGAACGAGCGGCCGGACGTCCCGGACGCGCGCCAGCAGCGCCGCCGCCGCCTCCGGATCGAGGTTAGACCCTGGCGTCAACGCGCGCCATCCCGATCGCCGGACGCAACAGGCGCACCACGATGTACCCCAGGACCGCGCCCGGGATGCTGCTCGAGAGGAAGGCGGCCTGGAACCACCAGATCGTGTGATGCGAGCCGACCAGCGGCTGGAAGGCCAGCGCGGCCAGTGTCGCCCCGATCGGTCCCGTGCCGATCGGCTCGGTCAGTGCCGCGAGATCGTTGCGCCACCACCGGTAGGCGTATCCGACGACGAGCGCGCCGAACGGGCTGCCGGGGAACGCGAAGATCGAGCCCCAGTGTAAGTTGTACCGTAAGATCGCCGTGACGAGCGCGGCGCCGGCCGCGTACCACGGCCCGATCATCACCGCGGCGACGACGTTCACAGTGTGCTGCAGGGGCGCGACGCGCGTCGGCCCGACGGGAATGCTCAGCGGCCCGAGCACCGTCGCCATCGCCGCGAACATCGCCGCGAGGACAAGACGCCGG harbors:
- the rpmB gene encoding 50S ribosomal protein L28 produces the protein MARRCAVCGKEPRTGNRVSHSHHKTKRRFNPNLQKVRAMIGGTAKRVTVCTSCLKAGKVKRVA
- the hslO gene encoding Hsp33 family molecular chaperone HslO; translation: MGDYMVRATAAGDRVRAVATVTTDMVEDARIRHTTSATATAALGRTLTAAALLSAGLKDGQLVTLRVLGDGPAGGIITQADASGRVRGYVMNPQADLPATPARKLDVGGLVGRNGTLHVTRDLGMRTPYHGSAPLVSGEIGEDLASYFARSEQVPSAVALGVLVGRDLRVLAAGGLCVQALPGADPEVVARIEERVRALPPITDLVAAGRTPEQLLEAALDGMASESPSAGPVTFACRCTRERVQGMLSVLGADELEALLAQEGQAEVTCRFCGDRYVLSEDEVRALIDALRRGAQDPGAGGPVV
- the thiD gene encoding bifunctional hydroxymethylpyrimidine kinase/phosphomethylpyrimidine kinase codes for the protein MPIARALTIAGSDSGGGAGMQADLKTFSALGVFGLTAVTAITAQNTRDVAGIVEIAPEMVARQVDAVVSDIGVDAAKTGMLSSAGIIETVAERIRHHRLDRLVVDPVMIAKGGAALLRPDAVDALRRHILPLALVVTPNLPEAEALCGMRIGTRAQMDDAARRIADLGPRWVVVKGGHLDGAAVDAVYDGARLEHLEAPRIATRNTHGTGCVFSAAITAGLARGQEVPAAIRAAKTFITGAIAGALAIGGGHGPVNPMWRSGA
- the thiL gene encoding thiamine-phosphate kinase → MPAEISSWPASGAWQRPGPALGEFELIERLRSLVPGVGAGVVRGIGDDTAVLRPGATVLATCDVQVEGVHFTRELCTPADVGWRALAVNLSDIAAMGGIPKHALVSLLLPASAGSAAVEDLYCGMAEIARLHGVAVVGGNVSFTPGPLVVDVTLLGEAEHPVLRRGARPGDGVWMTGSAGKSAAGRFLLEHGDVAVTERRTLEAAYRRPVPRVAAGQVLGALARSGLVTAMIDTSDGTASDLLHLAEASQVGARLDAALVPVPRGLADAARAAGLSSDAWTLGGGEDYELLFTAAKEFAGRAAEVAAAAGVALARIGEVLPERDGRVLVTSAGAVPLRPAGWDHLAPRRAFR
- the thiE gene encoding thiamine phosphate synthase codes for the protein MRSPGGRGDWRVYVITADPAQARGRSHIEIAEAAIRGGATAVQLRMKNAPARTVLETARRIAARCRDAGVAFIVNDRVDVALAAEAGGVHVGQDDLPAAATRALLGAAPYLGVSAATREEADAASRDGADYLGVGAVYATATKPDAGEAVGIARVREVAASCDLPVVGIGGITIENAAPVIRAGAAGVAVITAVTMADDMAAATRRLREEVDRARAG
- the thiM gene encoding hydroxyethylthiazole kinase, which translates into the protein MTPGSNLDPEAAAALLARVRDVRPLVHHITNTVTQNDVANITLAVGAAPVMAHAPEEVEAMVAQARALVLNLGTLSLAGVDAMLLAARRANRRGIPVVLDPVGVGATPFRTAQAERLVAEVRLACVRGNGGEIAALAGRPGGVRGVDAVPEPDEARVSRDVRVGVAAGLALRFGCAVAATGQADVVTDGARLVRLAHGHPWLARITGSGCMATACIGAFAAVETDALAAAVAGLACFEIAAEEAARAAAGPGSFRVGLFDALAALEPDSVARGRWTVERVAAAGGRTPS
- the thiW gene encoding energy coupling factor transporter S component ThiW, whose protein sequence is MTNQSLHLRRLVLAAMFAAMATVLGPLSIPVGPTRVAPLQHTVNVVAAVMIGPWYAAGAALVTAILRYNLHWGSIFAFPGSPFGALVVGYAYRWWRNDLAALTEPIGTGPIGATLAALAFQPLVGSHHTIWWFQAAFLSSSIPGAVLGYIVVRLLRPAIGMARVDARV